Proteins encoded together in one Musa acuminata AAA Group cultivar baxijiao chromosome BXJ3-6, Cavendish_Baxijiao_AAA, whole genome shotgun sequence window:
- the LOC135640893 gene encoding dirigent protein 22-like — protein MDAIQAWHGTKMADAVGKAFLVLMVLLSSFLLPSSCGRIETTSFSKGVHAKLKEKVSHLHFYFHDVVSGSNVTAVAVARPPNAQPPTSFGVVMVMDDLLTEGPEPTSRPVGRAQGLYAAAGLQEMGFLQAMNLVFVGGKYDGSVLTVLGRNAPFHAVREMPVVGGSGLFRFARGYAVARTHRLDMSTGNAIVEYDVYVMHY, from the coding sequence ATGGATGCGATACAAGCATGGCATGGTACCAAAATGGCGGACGCTGTGGGCAAGGCATTCCTGGTTCTCATGGTCCTCCTCTCGtccttcctcctcccctcctcctgTGGCCGCATTGAGACCACCAGCTTCTCCAAAGGAGTACACGCTAAGCTGAAGGAGAAGGTGAGCCACCTCCACTTCTACTTCCACGACGTCGTCAGTGGAAGCAACGTGACGGCGGTGGCTGTGGCCAGGCCACCGAATGCGCAGCCGCCGACCTCATTCGGGGTGGTCATGGTCATGGACGACCTGCTCACGGAGGGGCCGGAGCCCACGTCGAGGCCGGTCGGGCGGGCGCAGGGGCTGTACGCGGCCGCCGGGCTCCAGGAGATGGGCTTCCTCCAGGCCATGAACCTGGTGTTCGTGGGCGGCAAGTACGACGGCAGCGTGCTCACCGTCCTCGGCCGCAACGCGCCGTTCCACGCCGTGCGGGAGATGCCGGTGGTGGGCGGCAGCGGGCTGTTCCGCTTCGCCCGCGGTTACGCCGTCGCCCGCACCCACAGGCTCGACATGAGCACCGGGAACGCCATCGTCGAATACGACGTCTACGTCATGCATTACTGA
- the LOC135641351 gene encoding pentatricopeptide repeat-containing protein At5g39710-like, producing the protein MRSFELLRRPPPTASPSRTDLPWLPTSSRRNPRSPGAADKPSHFLSNAAVLRAVKAAGATPRQILSVYLAAAGQPGFRHDLPTYQALTYALALRRRFRAVELLLARMPRDGLRPGPALVLPLLRAYSAAGRPPDALLRSCPSPLSDRLFSALIQDLLRSDDLDIAGSLLLSGANLGFPLKSRHYSGLVRAHCDRGAVWSAIEFLDLLATRGSVPDVFFYGSLIRDICRAGSSDAVDAAFEVVDQMKRNGREPDVVIWNTLVHGCAKAGQWGRAEGVVAEMERKGGGAAATDAGTYNALISAIPHRQMVQDGILAFRRMMEKGVSPDVITFSMLIGGLGRAGRVWECNTLLGKMVRLGIPPDIACYKILLGVYRSNATSDDASAGLLWIKVSEEAMAALRTGKRWKIENKVMGL; encoded by the coding sequence ATGCGATCGTTCGAACTCCTCCGCCGACCCCCGCCCACCGCCTCCCCCTCGCGTACCGATCTCCCGTGGCTCCCTACCTCGTCCCGCCGGAACCCACGCTCTCCGGGCGCCGCCGACAAGCCCTCACATTTCCTGTCCAACGCCGCCGTCCTCCGCGCCGTCAAGGCCGCAGGTGCCACCCCTCGGCAGATCCTCTCCGTCTATTTGGCCGCCGCCGGACAGCCTGGCTTCCGCCACGACCTCCCCACTTACCAGGCCCTGACATACGCCCTCGCCCTCCGCCGCCGGTTTCGCGCCGTGGAGCTCCTACTCGCCCGCATGCCCCGCGACGGCCTCCGCCCCGGTCCCGCCCTGGTCCTCCCCCTCCTCCGCGCGTACTCCGCTGCTGGACGACCCCCTGACGCGCTCCTCCGCTCCTGCCCCTCGCCGCTGAGCGACCGGCTCTTCTCCGCCCTCATCCAAGATCTCCTTCGCTCTGATGACCTCGATATCGCCGGGTCTCTCCTCCTCTCCGGCGCTAATCTAGGGTTTCCACTGAAGTCCCGGCACTACTCCGGTCTCGTCAGAGCCCACTGCGACCGCGGCGCCGTCTGGTCGGCGATCGAGTTTCTGGATCTGCTGGCGACGAGAGGGTCCGTCCCCGATGTGTTCTTCTACGGATCGTTGATCCGCGACATCTGCCGCGCCGGCAGCAGCGACGCGGTGGATGCCGCTTTCGAGGTGGTGGACCAGATGAAGCGAAACGGGCGGGAGCCGGACGTGGTGATATGGAACACGCTCGTGCACGGTTGTGCGAAGGCCGGTCAGTGGGGCAGGGCAGAGGGGGTAGTGGCGGAGATGGAGCGCAAGGGCGGCGGGGCGGCGGCCACCGATGCCGGTACCTACAATGCCCTCATTTCGGCCATCCCTCACCGTCAGATGGTCCAAGATGGGATCTTGGCTTTCCGTCGCATGATGGAGAAGGGGGTCTCGCCGGACGTGATCACATTCTCGATGCTCATCGGAGGATTGGGAAGGGCAGGGAGGGTGTGGGAATGCAACACTCTCTTGGGAAAGATGGTGAGGCTGGGAATTCCACCGGACATTGCCTGTTACAAGATTCTACTGGGTGTGTACAGAAGCAACGCCACGAGCGATGATGCCTCTGCAGGGCTACTGTGGATCAAAGTGAGTGAGGAAGCGATGGCGGCACTGAGGACAGGAAAGAGATGGAAGATAGAAAATAAGGTGATGGGATTGTAG